A genomic region of uncultured Methanobrevibacter sp. contains the following coding sequences:
- a CDS encoding NusA-like transcription termination signal-binding factor → MSIKFSANEIRYIALFENMTGAMVKDCIIDDEHGKVTFVVKNGDMGLAIGKKGSSVSKVQRAVDKGVEIIELDDDPIQFIKNVLSPAKLQSVKISQKQSGEKVAIVTADNTNKRIAIGKNGINIERAKLLADRQHNIDNIILK, encoded by the coding sequence GTGTCTATTAAATTTAGTGCAAATGAAATTAGATACATAGCTCTTTTCGAAAATATGACTGGAGCAATGGTTAAGGATTGCATTATCGATGATGAACATGGAAAAGTTACATTTGTTGTGAAGAACGGTGATATGGGACTTGCTATCGGTAAAAAAGGAAGTTCTGTTTCTAAAGTTCAAAGAGCAGTTGATAAGGGTGTAGAAATCATCGAACTTGATGATGACCCTATACAATTTATCAAAAATGTTTTATCCCCTGCAAAGTTACAAAGCGTTAAGATTAGTCAAAAACAGTCTGGTGAAAAAGTAGCTATTGTAACAGCAGACAATACCAACAAACGTATTGCTATCGGTAAAAACGGAATTAATATTGAAAGAGCTAAACTATTAGCAGATAGACAACATAATATTGACAATATTATTTTAAAATAG
- a CDS encoding acyltransferase — translation MSVKNKKSKRIFYFDALRALAIITVIMFHVYLRIGKGASVGWGMPPSPGWIATDLLATIARCGVAIFLMLSGALSLGRVWDIKPFLQKRLPRIAMPFVFWTVVLASLIVLVYYFHPFSMFNYFHTFDFNTISTFFYNAFMGDTVWFTPYWFFWMILGTYLIMPVLNKWLLHADLKEAEYFLVIWLVTCLFSYTINFDFPVNLKYFTGPIGLVVLGYYLRHTDRKIFNNIYYAIAIFLASAIALVGLSYMFSTPSEFYVFERYSILFAFEVTGIFCIFKNFGQLNINWKFLSNPDSIFRKSVFSIAKYSYGIYLTHQFVMNFLVIFLVGHVRYTFLIVILVILTLVISWGGLAILNRVPYLNQWIGAK, via the coding sequence TTGAGTGTAAAAAATAAAAAGTCCAAAAGGATTTTCTACTTTGATGCATTGCGTGCATTGGCGATTATAACTGTAATAATGTTTCATGTTTATCTTAGAATAGGTAAAGGTGCAAGTGTAGGCTGGGGCATGCCTCCTTCACCAGGTTGGATTGCAACTGATCTGCTTGCAACCATTGCAAGATGTGGTGTGGCAATCTTTTTAATGCTGTCAGGAGCTCTTTCTTTAGGCAGAGTCTGGGATATCAAGCCCTTTTTACAAAAGAGACTTCCACGTATTGCGATGCCTTTCGTTTTCTGGACAGTAGTATTGGCAAGCCTTATAGTTTTAGTTTACTATTTCCATCCGTTTTCAATGTTCAATTATTTCCACACATTTGACTTCAATACGATATCAACATTCTTCTATAATGCATTTATGGGAGATACCGTGTGGTTTACTCCGTACTGGTTCTTCTGGATGATTTTAGGTACTTATTTAATCATGCCTGTTTTAAATAAATGGCTTCTTCATGCTGATTTGAAGGAAGCGGAATACTTTCTGGTAATCTGGCTTGTTACATGTCTTTTTTCATACACTATTAATTTTGACTTTCCGGTCAATCTCAAATATTTCACAGGACCGATCGGTCTTGTAGTTTTAGGATATTATCTAAGACATACTGACCGCAAGATATTCAACAATATCTATTATGCAATTGCAATATTTTTAGCATCTGCAATTGCTCTTGTGGGCTTAAGCTACATGTTTTCTACACCATCAGAATTCTATGTCTTTGAAAGATATTCAATACTCTTTGCATTTGAAGTAACCGGAATATTCTGTATATTCAAGAATTTCGGCCAGCTCAACATAAACTGGAAGTTTTTAAGCAATCCGGATTCCATTTTCAGAAAGTCTGTATTTTCAATTGCAAAGTACAGTTATGGAATTTATCTGACTCATCAGTTTGTAATGAACTTCCTGGTCATATTCCTTGTTGGCCATGTAAGGTATACTTTTTTAATTGTGATTTTGGTAATACTGACTCTTGTTATTTCATGGGGCGGTTTAGCTATTCTGAATAGGGTTCCGTATCTTAATCAATGGATTGGGGCGAAATAA
- a CDS encoding 50S ribosomal protein L30e: protein MMDVDRGIRVAVDTGDVILGSEKSIQSLKLGKGQLVVVAANAPKDIIEDVEYYANLSEIPSLVYDGTSVDLGSVCGKPFTVATLIVNDPGDSTILDDLR, encoded by the coding sequence ATGATGGACGTAGATAGAGGAATCAGAGTAGCTGTAGATACTGGTGATGTAATCTTAGGCTCTGAAAAATCAATTCAATCTTTAAAATTAGGAAAAGGTCAACTCGTAGTAGTTGCTGCTAACGCTCCTAAAGACATTATTGAAGATGTTGAATATTATGCAAATCTTTCCGAAATTCCATCCTTAGTATACGATGGAACTAGTGTAGATTTGGGTTCTGTTTGTGGTAAACCTTTCACTGTTGCTACATTAATCGTAAACGATCCAGGAGATTCTACAATATTAGACGATTTGAGGTAG